The Algoriphagus sp. TR-M9 genome has a window encoding:
- a CDS encoding thiopeptide-type bacteriocin biosynthesis protein, with amino-acid sequence MHFLYRAPLLQFDIGNSQEIVQHWKDILQCIELSSRDLYQSICQKSPEALTSKEWRSVYRYLLRGKYRATPFGKWAGVGIAHWGKEDYSKRQFLSYRSIDTPAISQEKICHYWTNPSLERWGGGWKFWNFDQLSGKWRFSKVEDSPFLQRIREISLDHRPIERSAFFNTFPDLQLQERMEVWNYLTESQLLLPERLLCNWTAPQKKEDVYISTSLSVAEIHRQRLDTFLDEIKQTAMGQKRPYQVRLARKFIEFFDDRFVPLSLLWKLVPYLNDAGAPSPIGAVDYSEYPLIMHTKDESIDLKTFPSRSGETKKPLHGQVLFRILESGKLLIDNLSFNRPFVYGGRFTFEPQIFEYFRQQVRKTDSSIQADVLLQEGRKTRAISAHHNLFDHVINCFSGSTSPNEFDCEQIYIGMNEQRFELVIPHLGKKLQPIFQHPLNPEYITHPLCRILWEVAHQDILRPIHYAHPGFHNASYLPQLTWGDIILQPRKWKIGYDWKGKTEEDLSTYLRSKNIPQRILVGRQDQELILNLSQSRDRQVLLQEISNKKTVNVFECLWAGNENCSTIPSIYPQFLWGKSWQTVNHENTPIYINLVNGQENKNWVSVRIVLRPDYQQHLVADRLFGLVSELEAQDILPFYFLYYPISNPEIRFRVKVKDNSAYEYVSAKLYTFFQNFAEFEFVRPHAYYPETGKYSLEGMGISEEMFYQESKLILESSPTSEFEKVSLAVGLGNLLVGASRFPEYWLEFFGQLCKGKSYHSKPDSFLEEFNKMSHKRWQKHYTNQIKLHPWINSEKNQGVLLGNHIHMAINRIFWENAADKEQEVHAILLSILRRQKFGKEKKDKFNL; translated from the coding sequence ATGCATTTTCTATACCGGGCTCCCCTACTTCAATTTGACATTGGTAATTCGCAAGAAATCGTTCAACATTGGAAGGACATATTGCAATGCATAGAACTATCCAGTAGAGATTTATACCAATCTATTTGTCAAAAAAGTCCTGAAGCGCTTACATCTAAGGAGTGGAGATCTGTTTACAGATATTTACTTAGGGGTAAATATAGAGCCACTCCTTTTGGCAAATGGGCAGGAGTCGGAATTGCCCATTGGGGCAAAGAAGATTACTCCAAGCGTCAGTTTCTCAGCTATAGGTCGATTGACACTCCGGCGATCTCACAAGAAAAGATTTGCCATTATTGGACCAATCCTAGCCTGGAACGTTGGGGTGGAGGGTGGAAATTCTGGAATTTTGACCAATTGTCCGGAAAATGGAGGTTTTCCAAAGTTGAAGACAGTCCGTTTCTTCAAAGAATCCGTGAAATATCACTTGACCATAGGCCTATAGAACGCAGCGCGTTTTTCAATACATTCCCTGATTTGCAACTCCAAGAAAGAATGGAGGTCTGGAATTATTTGACAGAATCGCAATTGCTTTTACCAGAAAGGCTGCTGTGCAATTGGACTGCCCCTCAAAAAAAGGAGGACGTTTATATCTCTACAAGTTTATCTGTAGCGGAGATTCACCGGCAGCGGTTAGATACATTCTTGGATGAAATCAAACAAACTGCGATGGGTCAAAAAAGACCATATCAAGTAAGGCTGGCCAGAAAGTTCATTGAATTTTTTGATGACCGTTTTGTGCCTTTAAGTTTGCTTTGGAAGCTTGTCCCTTATTTAAATGATGCTGGAGCCCCCTCTCCTATTGGTGCAGTTGATTATTCAGAATACCCATTAATAATGCATACAAAAGATGAGTCCATAGATCTTAAAACATTCCCTTCCCGTTCAGGAGAGACTAAAAAGCCATTACATGGGCAAGTCCTTTTCCGGATATTGGAATCCGGAAAATTATTGATTGACAATTTATCCTTTAACAGGCCCTTTGTATATGGAGGAAGGTTCACATTCGAACCGCAAATCTTCGAATACTTTCGGCAACAAGTACGAAAAACAGATTCAAGCATCCAGGCAGATGTACTATTGCAAGAAGGAAGGAAAACCCGGGCCATCAGTGCCCATCACAATTTGTTTGACCATGTAATTAATTGCTTCTCTGGAAGTACCTCACCCAATGAATTTGACTGTGAACAGATATACATAGGTATGAATGAGCAGAGATTTGAACTGGTCATTCCTCATTTGGGCAAAAAGCTCCAGCCTATTTTCCAACATCCTTTAAATCCTGAGTATATTACCCATCCACTTTGCCGGATTTTGTGGGAAGTAGCCCATCAGGATATCCTACGACCCATACACTATGCCCATCCCGGTTTCCATAATGCTTCTTATCTTCCTCAGTTAACCTGGGGGGATATTATCCTTCAACCTAGAAAATGGAAGATTGGTTATGACTGGAAAGGAAAGACTGAAGAGGATTTGAGTACGTATCTCAGGTCAAAAAACATTCCCCAGCGCATATTAGTGGGCAGACAGGATCAGGAGCTTATCTTGAATCTTTCACAATCCAGGGATAGGCAAGTTTTGCTTCAGGAAATATCCAATAAGAAGACCGTGAATGTTTTTGAGTGCTTATGGGCGGGAAATGAAAACTGCTCTACCATACCCAGTATCTACCCCCAGTTTCTTTGGGGGAAATCCTGGCAAACTGTAAATCATGAAAACACCCCCATCTATATTAATCTGGTCAATGGGCAGGAAAACAAAAACTGGGTTTCAGTTCGGATCGTTCTGAGACCAGATTACCAGCAGCATTTAGTAGCTGACCGCCTTTTTGGGCTGGTTTCAGAGCTTGAGGCCCAGGACATACTTCCCTTTTATTTTCTTTATTATCCTATTTCAAATCCTGAAATCCGATTCAGGGTAAAAGTGAAGGATAATTCAGCATACGAATATGTCTCGGCTAAGCTATACACCTTTTTCCAGAATTTCGCAGAGTTTGAGTTTGTCCGTCCCCATGCCTATTACCCGGAAACCGGCAAGTATAGTCTGGAAGGAATGGGAATTTCCGAGGAAATGTTTTACCAAGAATCCAAATTGATCCTGGAGTCTTCACCTACTAGTGAATTTGAAAAGGTATCACTTGCAGTAGGATTGGGAAACTTGCTCGTTGGGGCATCCAGGTTCCCGGAGTATTGGTTAGAATTTTTCGGCCAGCTTTGTAAGGGCAAATCCTATCATTCAAAACCCGACAGTTTTCTTGAAGAATTTAACAAGATGTCCCATAAAAGGTGGCAGAAACACTATACCAATCAAATAAAGCTGCATCCTTGGATAAACTCAGAGAAGAATCAGGGAGTACTCCTTGGCAACCATATACATATGGCTATTAACAGAATATTCTGGGAAAATGCAGCGGATAAGGAACAAGAGGTACATGCCATCCTATTGAGCATATTGAGAAGACAAAAATTTGGTAAAGAGAAAAAGGACAAATTCAATCTATGA